Proteins encoded within one genomic window of Hyalangium minutum:
- a CDS encoding class I SAM-dependent methyltransferase: protein MEIGNEPTLETPLGPTGKPLANTLTGLLRPDPACTERNAVALPEELSPARARADFFSRWTSEARFFDEIAQQMAAELKPLDPLTVARYREPQHPWFHKEFRFQLLGNLRGKRVLDVGCGDGINATLMAKFGAHVTGVDISPGFVELCKQRAQLEGVEARAEFFCSPLETVELPAGHFDIIWGDGILHHLIPELDAVMRQLVKWAKPGALLVFSEPVSLTPWLRKLRKGVPIHTNATPDERPLEKAELSTILRHLPDLELKWFHLLGRLSSLILPTCQTYEHAPLARKLAVDMLGRVDQALLSVPRLKTLGGMCVISGRKPEPR, encoded by the coding sequence ATGGAGATCGGCAACGAACCAACCCTCGAAACACCTCTGGGGCCTACGGGGAAGCCGCTGGCCAACACGCTGACGGGGCTGCTGAGGCCGGATCCAGCATGTACGGAGAGGAACGCAGTGGCCCTGCCGGAGGAGCTGTCTCCTGCCAGGGCCCGTGCGGACTTCTTCTCGCGTTGGACGTCCGAGGCGCGCTTCTTCGATGAGATCGCCCAGCAGATGGCCGCAGAGCTGAAGCCGCTGGATCCGCTCACGGTGGCGCGCTACCGCGAGCCGCAGCACCCTTGGTTCCACAAGGAGTTCCGCTTCCAGCTGCTGGGCAACCTGCGCGGCAAGCGCGTGCTCGACGTCGGGTGCGGCGACGGTATCAACGCCACGCTGATGGCCAAGTTCGGCGCGCACGTCACGGGCGTGGACATCTCTCCGGGCTTCGTCGAGCTGTGCAAGCAACGGGCGCAGCTGGAGGGTGTCGAGGCGCGCGCCGAGTTCTTCTGCTCGCCCCTGGAGACCGTGGAGCTGCCCGCGGGGCACTTCGACATCATCTGGGGCGACGGCATCCTGCACCACCTCATCCCGGAGCTGGATGCGGTGATGCGGCAGCTGGTGAAGTGGGCCAAGCCGGGCGCTCTCCTCGTCTTCTCCGAGCCGGTGAGCCTCACACCGTGGCTGCGGAAGCTGCGCAAGGGCGTGCCCATCCACACGAATGCCACGCCGGACGAGCGGCCGCTGGAGAAGGCCGAGCTGTCCACCATCCTGCGCCACCTGCCGGACCTGGAGCTGAAGTGGTTCCACCTGCTGGGACGGCTCAGCTCGCTCATCCTGCCGACGTGCCAGACCTACGAGCACGCGCCGCTGGCGAGGAAGCTGGCGGTGGACATGCTCGGGAGGGTGGATCAGGCGCTGCTCTCGGTGCCTCGCCTGAAGACGCTGGGCGGCATGTGCGTCATCTCCGGCAGGAAGCCCGAGCCCCGCTGA
- a CDS encoding TolC family protein, with product MTPLLALSLAVMTAGPVLTLDEALTEAQAKNLDLKAARARLEQAEQASRKAWSGYLPTITASGAYTRNSDEARIAFPVGNLVRDVGAPTSDPGAGPGAPTNLVVVPEQVLDVTIQPFNMLNAQLEARQALIVPTLWAAISAASKAEHLAALSTEAQRREILFIVAQAYYGAAASQAALMAQTRLLELNQAREKDTQARFEAGTVTKVAVLRAQLDRTRAEQDLLRSRNSLAAAKLALATLLQRSPDFELEPPPEPQLPAQNANLEEAALTYRPDVEASRVGVDLAQTNRRGAWLAYLPSLGVSGAYRVSNAGGFTGQNTSWLITLAASWTIWDGGLREANLKEQSAKVAEAEALRDAAEARAREEVARYQLELQSALANRAKAQEAVELAREGQRLTDVSFRAGVATYLEVADTNTTLTQAEVGLVAERLQASLAALRLLKTVGAFPPPSLSEGSAAPAPTPAPTP from the coding sequence ATGACGCCCCTGCTGGCGCTCTCCCTCGCGGTCATGACGGCAGGTCCGGTGCTCACGCTGGACGAGGCGCTCACGGAGGCCCAGGCCAAGAACCTGGACCTGAAGGCCGCGCGCGCCCGGCTCGAGCAAGCAGAGCAGGCCTCGCGGAAGGCCTGGTCGGGGTACCTCCCCACCATCACCGCCAGCGGCGCCTATACGCGCAACTCGGACGAGGCCCGCATCGCGTTCCCCGTGGGCAACCTCGTGCGCGACGTGGGCGCCCCCACGAGCGATCCCGGTGCCGGCCCGGGCGCCCCCACCAACCTGGTGGTCGTCCCCGAGCAGGTGCTGGATGTGACGATCCAGCCGTTCAACATGCTCAACGCGCAGCTCGAGGCGCGCCAGGCCCTCATCGTCCCCACGCTGTGGGCGGCCATCTCCGCCGCCAGCAAGGCCGAGCACCTGGCCGCGCTGAGCACCGAGGCGCAGCGGCGGGAGATCCTCTTCATCGTTGCGCAGGCGTACTACGGCGCGGCGGCCTCGCAGGCGGCGCTCATGGCGCAGACGCGGCTGCTGGAGCTCAACCAGGCACGCGAGAAGGACACCCAGGCGCGCTTCGAGGCCGGCACGGTGACGAAGGTGGCGGTGCTGCGCGCCCAGCTGGACCGGACGCGCGCCGAGCAGGATCTGCTGCGCTCGCGCAACTCGCTGGCCGCCGCGAAGCTGGCGCTGGCCACGCTGCTGCAGCGCTCGCCGGACTTCGAGCTGGAGCCCCCGCCCGAGCCCCAGCTGCCTGCACAGAACGCGAACCTGGAGGAGGCCGCGCTCACGTACCGCCCGGACGTGGAGGCCTCGCGCGTGGGCGTGGACCTGGCGCAGACGAACCGCCGAGGCGCATGGCTCGCCTACCTGCCCTCGCTGGGCGTGTCCGGCGCGTACCGCGTGAGCAACGCCGGGGGCTTCACCGGGCAGAACACCTCGTGGCTCATCACCCTGGCCGCCTCGTGGACGATCTGGGATGGCGGCCTGCGCGAGGCCAACCTCAAGGAGCAGTCGGCGAAGGTGGCCGAGGCCGAGGCGCTGCGAGACGCGGCCGAGGCCCGGGCCCGCGAGGAGGTGGCGCGCTACCAGCTGGAGCTGCAGAGCGCCCTGGCCAACCGCGCCAAGGCCCAGGAGGCGGTGGAGCTGGCTCGCGAGGGTCAGCGCCTGACGGACGTCAGCTTCCGCGCGGGCGTGGCCACCTACCTGGAAGTCGCCGACACCAACACCACGCTCACCCAGGCCGAGGTGGGACTGGTGGCCGAGCGGCTCCAGGCCTCGCTCGCGGCGCTGCGGCTGCTGAAGACGGTGGGCGCGTTTCCGCCCCCCAGCCTCTCGGAGGGCAGCGCGGCCCCGGCTCCCACTCCGGCTCCCACTCCGTAG
- a CDS encoding efflux RND transporter permease subunit, whose protein sequence is MQWLASLCVRKPVLATVLILFFCVLGVAGYMQLGVDRFPKVDLPFVTVVTRLPGAAPPEVETEVTEKIEEAVNTVSGIDDLISTTSEGVSVVQIGFVLEKDVDTAVQEVRDRVSQIIPELPRDAETPIVQKLDPDASPVLFLSLNADRPIREITELADRKVRPSLETVPGVGQVTLIGGRKRQVNVWLDPAKMRAAGVSAAELQRAISGQNLMVPGGAIETGPTRLSLRLRGRVEKVEELGQLVLRERDGHILRVSDVARVEDGEQEAVTAASQDGKPSVMLSIRKQSGENTVAVVDAINERVAQLRPNLPSGYTLEVVRDNSATTRTSVEAVREHLVLGGLFASLVVLLFLGSWRSTLIAALAIPTSIVSTFALMKAQGFTLNTITLLALALAVGIVIDDAIVVLENIFRHIHEKGEKPFPAAILATKEIGLAVLATTLSLIAVFLPMAFMGGIPGRFLSSFGWTMAFSIAVSLLVSFSLTPMLSARWLSAPKGGAHQKPFLERVTDTFYLPIERAYDRSLRWMLRHRWVAVVMAFATLGSCVPLMQAVPKGFLPKSDEAQFEVNMRMPEGTSLASTQLVSERLGRQLRELPEVRSTLVTIGDNNERAPNLAKIFVQMTHPSTRKESQDQVMARVRRDFTSKLPPEWRVNVSEVSAFSGGGTQAAVMMVVTGPDFKELTRYANTLKEKLKAIPGAVDADTNLILGKPEVSAFINRSRAADLGVQVSDVAATLQLFVGGVEVSSYVENGNIYDVRLRAEPTARDSVEALSQLTVPSARAGSVPLMDVLHVEHEEGAATINRLNRQRQVLLTANTAPGTGSGTVLTQLEQAVKDLKLPPGYSAKPLGQSREIGRTMTNFAIAFGLAFVFMYLILAAQFESWLHPLTILLSLPLTVPFALISLLVFRQSLDIYSMLGLMVLFGVVKKNSILQIDHANQLRAAGLEKTEAIVVGSRDRLRPILMTTLSFVAGMLPLVTSTGIGAGFNRATAGVVVGGQTLSLVLTLLVTPVAYSLLDSLAERAKRFFNSVFSPRTPEETGQADVLLAYAEPPHTMAKGVATVSHVTPEALAHTAPPARRAEPSP, encoded by the coding sequence ATGCAGTGGCTCGCGAGCTTGTGCGTCCGCAAGCCCGTCCTCGCGACGGTGCTCATCCTCTTCTTCTGCGTCCTCGGCGTGGCTGGCTACATGCAGCTCGGCGTGGACCGCTTCCCCAAGGTGGACTTGCCGTTCGTCACCGTCGTCACCCGCCTGCCCGGCGCCGCGCCGCCGGAGGTGGAGACGGAGGTGACCGAGAAAATCGAAGAGGCCGTCAACACCGTCAGCGGCATTGACGACCTCATCTCCACCACCTCCGAGGGCGTGAGCGTGGTGCAGATCGGCTTCGTCCTGGAGAAGGACGTGGACACCGCCGTGCAGGAGGTGCGCGACCGCGTCAGCCAGATCATCCCCGAGCTGCCGCGCGACGCGGAGACGCCCATCGTCCAGAAGCTGGATCCGGATGCCTCGCCGGTGCTCTTCCTGTCGCTCAACGCGGATCGGCCCATCCGGGAGATCACCGAGCTGGCGGATCGCAAGGTGCGCCCCAGCCTGGAGACGGTGCCCGGCGTGGGCCAGGTCACCCTCATCGGTGGCCGCAAGCGCCAGGTGAACGTGTGGTTGGACCCGGCGAAGATGCGGGCGGCCGGAGTGAGCGCGGCGGAGCTGCAGCGCGCCATCTCCGGACAGAACCTCATGGTGCCCGGCGGTGCCATCGAGACGGGCCCCACGCGCTTGTCGCTGCGTCTGCGCGGCCGTGTGGAGAAGGTGGAGGAGCTGGGCCAACTGGTGCTGCGCGAGCGCGATGGCCACATCCTGCGCGTCTCGGACGTGGCGCGCGTGGAGGACGGCGAGCAGGAGGCCGTCACCGCCGCGAGCCAGGACGGCAAGCCGTCCGTCATGCTCTCCATCCGCAAGCAGTCCGGTGAGAACACCGTGGCGGTGGTAGACGCCATCAACGAGCGCGTGGCGCAGCTGCGCCCGAACCTCCCCTCGGGCTACACGCTCGAGGTGGTGCGCGACAACTCGGCCACCACCCGCACCAGCGTGGAGGCCGTGCGCGAGCACCTCGTGCTGGGCGGCCTGTTCGCCTCGCTGGTGGTGCTGCTCTTCTTGGGAAGCTGGCGCTCCACCCTCATCGCCGCGCTCGCCATCCCCACCTCCATCGTCTCCACCTTCGCGCTGATGAAGGCCCAGGGCTTCACCCTCAACACCATCACCCTGCTGGCCCTGGCGCTGGCGGTGGGCATCGTCATCGACGACGCCATCGTCGTGCTGGAGAACATCTTCCGCCACATCCACGAGAAGGGAGAGAAGCCCTTCCCCGCCGCCATCCTCGCGACGAAGGAGATTGGCCTGGCGGTGCTCGCCACCACGCTGTCGCTCATCGCCGTGTTCCTGCCCATGGCCTTCATGGGCGGCATCCCCGGCCGCTTCCTCAGCAGCTTCGGGTGGACCATGGCGTTCTCCATCGCCGTGTCCCTGCTGGTGTCCTTCTCGCTGACGCCCATGCTGTCGGCGCGGTGGCTGAGCGCGCCCAAGGGCGGGGCCCACCAGAAGCCCTTCCTGGAGCGCGTCACCGACACCTTCTACCTGCCCATCGAGCGCGCCTATGACCGGTCGCTGCGGTGGATGCTGCGGCACCGGTGGGTGGCGGTGGTGATGGCGTTCGCCACCCTGGGCTCGTGCGTGCCGCTGATGCAGGCGGTGCCCAAGGGCTTCCTCCCCAAGAGCGACGAGGCCCAGTTCGAGGTGAACATGCGCATGCCCGAGGGCACCAGCCTGGCCTCCACTCAGCTCGTCTCCGAGCGCCTGGGCCGCCAGCTGCGCGAGCTGCCCGAGGTGCGCTCCACGCTCGTCACCATTGGCGACAACAACGAGCGCGCCCCCAACTTGGCGAAGATTTTCGTGCAGATGACGCACCCGAGCACGCGCAAGGAGAGCCAGGACCAGGTGATGGCGCGCGTGCGCCGCGACTTCACCTCCAAGCTGCCGCCGGAGTGGCGCGTGAACGTGTCCGAGGTCTCCGCCTTCAGCGGCGGCGGCACCCAGGCCGCGGTGATGATGGTGGTCACCGGTCCGGACTTCAAGGAGCTGACCCGGTACGCCAACACCCTCAAGGAGAAGCTCAAGGCCATCCCCGGCGCGGTGGACGCGGACACCAACCTCATCCTCGGCAAGCCCGAGGTGAGCGCCTTCATCAACCGCTCGCGCGCCGCGGACCTGGGCGTGCAGGTGTCGGACGTGGCCGCCACGCTTCAGCTCTTCGTGGGCGGCGTGGAGGTCTCCTCCTATGTGGAGAACGGCAACATCTACGACGTGCGCCTGCGCGCCGAGCCCACCGCCCGTGACAGCGTGGAGGCGCTCTCGCAGCTCACCGTGCCCTCGGCCCGGGCGGGCAGCGTGCCGCTGATGGACGTGCTCCACGTGGAGCACGAGGAGGGCGCCGCCACCATCAACCGCCTCAACCGCCAGCGCCAGGTGCTGCTCACCGCCAACACGGCGCCGGGCACTGGCTCGGGCACGGTGCTGACCCAGCTGGAGCAGGCCGTGAAGGACCTGAAGCTGCCGCCGGGCTACTCGGCCAAGCCCCTGGGCCAGTCGCGCGAGATTGGCCGCACGATGACGAACTTCGCCATCGCCTTCGGCCTGGCCTTCGTCTTCATGTACCTCATCCTGGCGGCGCAGTTCGAGAGCTGGCTCCACCCCCTCACCATCCTCCTCTCGCTGCCGCTCACCGTCCCGTTCGCCCTCATCTCGCTGCTCGTGTTCCGCCAGTCCCTGGACATCTACTCGATGCTCGGCCTGATGGTGCTCTTCGGCGTGGTGAAGAAGAACTCCATCCTTCAGATCGACCACGCCAACCAGCTGCGCGCCGCGGGCCTGGAGAAGACCGAGGCCATCGTCGTGGGCAGCCGCGACCGGTTGCGCCCCATCCTCATGACGACGCTCTCGTTCGTGGCGGGCATGCTGCCGCTCGTTACCTCCACGGGCATCGGCGCCGGCTTCAACCGCGCCACCGCGGGCGTGGTGGTGGGCGGACAGACGCTCTCCCTGGTGCTCACGCTGCTAGTGACGCCGGTGGCCTACTCGCTGCTGGACAGCCTCGCGGAGCGCGCGAAGCGGTTCTTCAACTCCGTGTTCTCCCCACGCACCCCCGAGGAGACGGGCCAGGCCGACGTGCTCCTGGCCTACGCGGAGCCCCCGCACACCATGGCCAAGGGCGTGGCCACCGTCTCCCATGTCACCCCGGAGGCGCTGGCTCACACCGCGCCGCCGGCTCGCCGCGCGGAGCCCTCGCCCTGA
- a CDS encoding efflux RND transporter periplasmic adaptor subunit, whose protein sequence is MRQRFLRGGGAFSRSGLWALGLSGLMAVLGAGCGSHEAAAPAKVAPAPMPTVQASTVVVGEAAVPRFLTLTGSLTAFEDSDVAAGAAGKVLSVHVERGALVKKGDVLVRLDARAASASAAEARAQVELARTQKELAEADCARNDKLFEGGSVSAADHQRMQAQCRNAAAQAAAAEARLSLIENNLADTTIRAPFDGLVAERAVGVGEYVRQDSRVVTLLATDPLRLEITVPEAQATGVQKNQEVEFTLTADPGTVHRSTVTYVGPALRRGTRDLVVEALVPNPGHKLIPGQFATVKLRLGDVALPVVPRTAVRVEGSESRVFVASEGKLEERLVQLGEAVGTTVGVLSGVRPGERVVATASAELRDGVKLQ, encoded by the coding sequence ATGCGGCAGCGGTTTCTTCGAGGGGGCGGCGCCTTCTCTCGGTCTGGCCTGTGGGCCCTGGGGCTGAGTGGGCTGATGGCGGTGCTGGGCGCAGGCTGTGGTTCCCATGAGGCCGCAGCTCCCGCGAAGGTGGCCCCCGCGCCGATGCCCACGGTCCAGGCCTCCACGGTGGTGGTGGGAGAGGCCGCCGTGCCCCGCTTCCTCACGCTGACCGGCTCGCTCACCGCGTTCGAGGACTCGGACGTGGCTGCGGGCGCCGCAGGCAAAGTGCTCTCCGTGCACGTGGAGCGCGGCGCGCTGGTAAAGAAGGGCGATGTGCTCGTCCGGCTGGATGCGCGCGCCGCCAGCGCCAGCGCCGCCGAGGCCCGCGCCCAGGTGGAGCTGGCCCGCACGCAGAAGGAGCTCGCCGAGGCCGACTGCGCCCGCAACGACAAGCTCTTCGAGGGCGGCTCCGTCTCCGCCGCGGACCACCAGCGGATGCAGGCGCAGTGCCGCAACGCCGCTGCTCAGGCCGCCGCCGCCGAGGCCCGCCTGAGCCTCATCGAGAACAACCTCGCGGACACCACCATCCGCGCACCCTTCGACGGGCTGGTGGCCGAGCGCGCCGTGGGCGTGGGCGAGTACGTCCGCCAGGACTCGCGCGTCGTCACCCTGCTGGCCACCGACCCGCTCCGCTTGGAGATCACCGTGCCGGAGGCGCAGGCCACCGGCGTACAGAAGAACCAGGAGGTAGAGTTCACCCTCACCGCTGACCCGGGCACCGTGCACCGCTCCACCGTCACCTACGTGGGCCCGGCGCTGCGCCGCGGCACGCGTGACTTGGTCGTCGAGGCGCTGGTGCCCAACCCCGGCCACAAGCTGATTCCGGGCCAGTTCGCCACCGTGAAGCTGCGGCTGGGAGACGTGGCGCTGCCGGTGGTGCCTCGCACGGCGGTGCGCGTCGAGGGCAGCGAGTCGCGCGTCTTCGTGGCGAGCGAGGGCAAGCTCGAGGAGCGGCTGGTGCAGCTCGGCGAGGCGGTGGGGACGACGGTGGGAGTGCTGTCCGGAGTGCGCCCGGGTGAGCGCGTGGTGGCCACTGCCAGCGCGGAGCTCCGCGACGGCGTGAAGCTGCAGTAG
- a CDS encoding MarR family winged helix-turn-helix transcriptional regulator: MSRTHGDRTEARARRGAEAAEPAQLQEELAREAWAPLFELIQDRMRHFPLLAAEFELSPVQAHVLRTLGYGPQPMSMLADYLSCDASNVTGLVDRLETRGLVERRNAEHDRRVKMLCLTAAGAEVRRRLMERLSEPPVAIAALSAEDLRVLRDVMLRAVDKLKEQSQEGRGVFGPPPLRGEKTGP, from the coding sequence ATGAGCAGGACGCACGGGGACAGGACGGAGGCACGCGCACGTCGAGGCGCGGAGGCAGCGGAGCCCGCGCAGCTTCAGGAGGAGCTGGCGCGCGAGGCGTGGGCACCGCTTTTCGAGCTCATCCAGGATCGGATGCGGCACTTTCCACTGCTGGCGGCGGAGTTCGAGCTGTCGCCGGTGCAGGCGCACGTGTTGAGGACGCTGGGGTACGGCCCGCAGCCGATGAGCATGTTGGCCGACTACCTCTCGTGTGACGCGTCGAACGTGACGGGGCTGGTGGACCGGCTGGAGACGCGGGGCCTGGTGGAGCGGCGCAACGCGGAGCACGACCGGCGGGTGAAGATGCTGTGCCTGACGGCGGCGGGCGCGGAGGTGCGACGCCGGCTGATGGAGCGGCTGAGCGAGCCGCCGGTGGCCATCGCCGCGCTCAGCGCGGAGGACCTGCGCGTGCTGCGGGACGTGATGCTGCGCGCGGTGGACAAGCTGAAGGAGCAGTCCCAGGAGGGGCGCGGCGTATTTGGTCCGCCGCCTCTGCGCGGCGAGAAGACGGGCCCTTAG
- a CDS encoding DUF5953 family protein: MTQHRTLIVRVFAPALVGNDRRTLDIVHGMEKALPGLRLEWRLSDSGRPIALPQRDAWLADKTRGGKFPILCNGDESYPVTVNGRGRDGLFSPGGQPLFEVYAELPLDERVSASAAALLEGVAEGACALWGRATPDDAALDIAYQTAPTPEGPPSPRRGLPALQLFEHLRSPEIPAHLGWLNYWSAAAARAIGFPDPSRDAELLSRARRTASGGWVVQLTEAPLELGTSAHLDALKRAYERFPEIGGRVTPR, from the coding sequence ATGACCCAGCATCGAACCCTCATCGTCAGGGTCTTCGCGCCTGCGCTGGTGGGCAACGACCGTCGGACGCTCGATATTGTCCATGGGATGGAAAAGGCGCTCCCCGGTTTGCGTCTGGAGTGGAGGCTCTCCGACAGCGGGCGCCCCATCGCATTGCCGCAACGCGATGCGTGGCTCGCAGACAAGACGCGGGGCGGGAAATTCCCCATCCTGTGCAACGGGGACGAGAGCTACCCCGTGACGGTGAACGGGAGGGGAAGAGATGGACTTTTCAGCCCAGGCGGTCAGCCCTTGTTCGAAGTGTATGCGGAACTGCCACTGGACGAGCGCGTGAGCGCGTCGGCGGCGGCTTTGCTGGAGGGCGTGGCGGAGGGGGCGTGCGCTCTGTGGGGGCGCGCGACGCCAGATGACGCTGCGCTCGACATCGCGTATCAGACAGCGCCCACGCCAGAGGGGCCGCCGTCCCCACGCCGGGGGCTGCCCGCCCTGCAACTCTTCGAGCACCTGCGCTCGCCTGAGATTCCCGCTCACCTCGGGTGGCTGAACTATTGGTCGGCCGCTGCCGCACGCGCCATCGGATTCCCAGACCCCTCGCGCGACGCCGAATTGCTCTCTCGGGCGCGGCGCACGGCGTCGGGCGGGTGGGTGGTCCAGCTCACGGAGGCACCGCTGGAACTCGGCACCTCCGCCCACCTGGACGCCCTGAAGAGGGCCTACGAGCGCTTCCCGGAGATCGGCGGGCGCGTCACTCCGCGCTGA
- a CDS encoding DUF6310 domain-containing protein, translated as MLPPTREPGLWAGDAPRASQEPEANPTPKRSRENKKAPPAPVTLERRPECAPIPVPHAGGDVPHNACADTFPPNRYPGMDVLVGGVRFDALQVGVRRLWEIKTHQFDTYPAFIRRQEIEKEMEQIVEERRAAAACGYDYMIGVSTQAHKDALLQRDDTLHIVVTGCQR; from the coding sequence GTGTTGCCGCCCACTCGGGAGCCGGGCCTTTGGGCCGGAGACGCTCCTCGGGCCTCGCAGGAACCGGAGGCGAACCCCACACCGAAGAGGTCCAGAGAGAACAAGAAGGCCCCGCCTGCCCCAGTGACGCTGGAGCGCCGCCCGGAGTGCGCGCCCATCCCAGTGCCGCACGCGGGAGGGGATGTCCCGCATAACGCATGCGCTGACACGTTTCCGCCCAACCGTTATCCCGGAATGGACGTGCTCGTGGGCGGTGTGCGCTTCGATGCGCTGCAAGTGGGCGTGCGCAGGCTGTGGGAGATCAAGACCCATCAATTCGACACATACCCTGCCTTCATTCGAAGGCAGGAGATTGAGAAGGAAATGGAGCAGATAGTAGAGGAGCGAAGAGCTGCGGCGGCATGCGGATATGACTACATGATTGGGGTGAGCACCCAAGCGCACAAAGACGCGCTGCTGCAACGGGATGACACCCTCCATATCGTCGTCACGGGGTGCCAACGATGA
- a CDS encoding energy transducer TonB translates to MSQAALDSPLPPRRSSVATLVFVIVSLTAHGVGLFALSRMKERPAAVVQKPVELVMVEVQKPPPPPPPPKEEPKPPEPPKAKPPPKPPPVKVAVAEKPPPPPPEQAPPPPNDPPPQPTKPVPLVVGISMSSTTSAGGFAAPVGNTAYGKVDGTAKAPSEVKEYAAPKYTPIYQVDSEPKVASEVKIPYPEEARRAGIEGTVTLSITIDPEGKVVAAKIISGPGYGLNEAARDAIKRFRFKPAIKGGEAVSTEMKYAYTFLLD, encoded by the coding sequence ATGAGCCAGGCGGCACTCGACAGCCCTCTCCCTCCTCGACGCTCCTCCGTGGCGACGCTGGTGTTCGTGATCGTCTCGCTGACGGCGCACGGCGTGGGCCTGTTCGCGCTCAGCCGCATGAAGGAGCGCCCGGCTGCCGTGGTCCAGAAGCCCGTGGAACTCGTCATGGTGGAGGTGCAGAAGCCCCCACCGCCGCCTCCTCCGCCCAAGGAGGAGCCCAAGCCTCCCGAGCCACCCAAGGCCAAGCCTCCGCCCAAGCCGCCCCCTGTGAAGGTGGCCGTGGCCGAGAAGCCGCCTCCGCCGCCGCCGGAGCAGGCCCCGCCTCCTCCAAATGATCCGCCCCCGCAGCCCACCAAGCCGGTGCCGCTCGTGGTCGGCATCTCCATGTCCTCTACCACCAGCGCCGGAGGCTTCGCCGCGCCCGTGGGCAACACCGCCTATGGCAAGGTGGACGGCACCGCCAAGGCGCCCAGCGAGGTGAAGGAGTACGCGGCGCCCAAGTACACGCCCATCTACCAGGTGGACTCCGAGCCCAAGGTCGCCTCCGAGGTGAAGATTCCCTACCCGGAGGAGGCCCGGCGCGCCGGCATCGAGGGCACCGTTACCCTCTCCATCACCATTGATCCCGAGGGCAAGGTGGTGGCCGCCAAGATCATCTCCGGGCCGGGCTACGGGCTGAACGAGGCCGCGCGAGACGCCATCAAGCGCTTCCGCTTCAAGCCCGCCATCAAGGGCGGCGAGGCCGTCTCCACCGAGATGAAGTACGCCTACACCTTCCTGCTGGACTAA
- a CDS encoding ExbD/TolR family protein → MAGGAQQDNDEEITGINVTPLVDIVLVLLIIFMVTANFIVRETVEVDLPRAANGGETVQGLVNVVIDKDGKLYFDGTEVAEDELSRKVTEAVAKDKDTRAIISADQALPYGRVMRLIDVVKGQGIAKFALNIQKDAAPVPAAVPAAP, encoded by the coding sequence ATGGCCGGCGGCGCTCAGCAGGACAACGACGAAGAGATCACCGGCATCAACGTCACCCCGTTGGTGGACATCGTGCTGGTGCTCCTCATCATCTTCATGGTGACGGCCAACTTCATCGTCCGCGAGACGGTCGAGGTGGACCTGCCCCGCGCCGCCAATGGCGGTGAGACGGTGCAGGGGCTCGTCAACGTCGTCATCGACAAGGACGGCAAGCTCTACTTCGACGGCACCGAGGTCGCCGAGGACGAGCTGTCCCGCAAAGTCACCGAGGCCGTGGCCAAGGACAAGGACACCCGCGCCATCATCAGCGCGGATCAGGCCCTGCCCTATGGCCGGGTGATGCGGCTCATCGACGTGGTGAAGGGCCAGGGCATCGCGAAGTTCGCCCTCAACATCCAGAAGGACGCCGCGCCCGTTCCGGCCGCCGTCCCCGCAGCTCCCTGA
- a CDS encoding MotA/TolQ/ExbB proton channel family protein has protein sequence MTSLLLLAQAATTPEVGWLSRKLLGVTLTSAEWVLWLLVVLSVLSIALMLERAVYFATHRLPDSEALALKLARGEFDAVRTAIQGKKGMEAAVIREGLASTAQGADTVEQVIASTISRERPQYERYLSFLGTLGNNAPFIGLFGTVLGIIKAFHDLGSASVKGAAIQQTVMAGISEALVATAVGLAVAIPAVVAFNAFSRQLKTLTSRTNALGFALVGSLRAEGRKDSSPSEGR, from the coding sequence ATGACGTCCCTCCTCCTTCTCGCCCAGGCCGCCACCACTCCCGAGGTCGGCTGGCTGAGCCGCAAGCTGCTCGGCGTCACCCTCACCAGCGCCGAGTGGGTGCTCTGGCTCCTCGTCGTCCTCTCCGTGCTCTCCATCGCCCTCATGCTGGAGCGCGCCGTCTACTTCGCCACCCACCGGCTGCCCGACTCCGAGGCCCTCGCCCTCAAGCTGGCCCGCGGCGAGTTCGACGCCGTTCGCACCGCCATCCAGGGCAAGAAGGGCATGGAGGCCGCCGTCATCCGCGAGGGCCTCGCCTCCACCGCTCAGGGCGCCGACACCGTCGAGCAAGTCATCGCCTCCACCATCTCCCGCGAGCGCCCCCAGTACGAGCGCTACCTCTCCTTCCTCGGCACCCTGGGCAACAACGCCCCCTTCATCGGCTTGTTCGGCACGGTGCTCGGCATCATCAAGGCCTTCCATGACTTGGGCTCCGCCAGCGTGAAGGGCGCCGCCATCCAGCAGACCGTCATGGCCGGCATCTCCGAGGCGCTCGTCGCCACCGCCGTGGGCCTGGCCGTCGCCATCCCCGCCGTGGTCGCCTTCAACGCCTTCAGCCGCCAGCTCAAGACGCTCACCAGCCGCACCAACGCCCTGGGCTTCGCCCTGGTGGGCAGCCTGCGCGCCGAGGGCCGCAAGGACTCCTCTCCCAGCGAGGGCCGTTGA